In Actinoplanes octamycinicus, the genomic window TGGGCGGGCAGCCCGACTCGGTCGCCGTCGCGCCGAGCGGCCGCTACCTCGCAGTCGCCATCGAGAACGAGCGGGACGAGGACGTCAACGACGGCGCCCTCCCGCAGGCCCCGGCCGGGTACCTCGCGGTGATCGACACCAAGTCCTGGAAGGTCGCCAAGGTCGACCTGACCGGCCTGGCCGCGGTCGCGCCGAGCGACCCGGAGCCGGAGTACGTCAGCGTCAACTCCCGGGACGAGGCGGTCGTCTCGCTCCAGGAGAACAACCACCTGGCGATCGTCTCCCTGCGCACCGGCAAGGTGCTCAAGCACTTCGAGGCCGGCACCGTCACCGTCGACGGGGTCGACACCCTGGACGACGATCAGATCTCTCTCACCGGGTCGATCACCGCGAAGCGGGAGCCGGACGGCGTCGCCTGGATCACCGACGACCTGTTCGCCACCGCCAACGAGGGCGACTACGAGGGCGGCTCGCGCGGCTGGTCGATCTTCTCGGCGCGGACCGGCAAGGCGGTCTGGGACGCCGGCAACACGCTCGAGCACCTCGCCGTCGAGCACGGGCAGTACCCGGACAAGCGGTCGGACGCCAAAGGCATCGAGCCGGAGAACGTGGCGTTCGCGAGGATGGGCGGGGTTCCGTACGTCTTCGTCAACTCCGAGCGGGGCAACTTCACCGCCGTCTACGACGTGTCGCATGCTCGTGAGCCGCGCTTCAAGCAGCTCCTGCCGACCACGAACGCGCCCGAGGGCGTCGTCGCGGTCCCGTCCCGCAACCTGCTGGTGGTCTCCTCGGAGGAGGACGACGCCTCGATCGGCATCCGCGGCTCGGTGCAGATCTACGGCTTCGGCAGGCCGGCGAACACCCAGCCGCACTCGGTGCGGGACATCCCGTTCGGCACCCTGTCGGCGCTCTCCGCGGTGCCCGGCAAGCGGGACCGGCTCGTCTCGGTGACCGATTCCGCCTACTCGCCGACCCGGATCCTCGGCCTGTCCACCCGCGGCGTCATCGACTCCCAGCTGACCGTCACCAAGAACGGCGAGCCGGTCGGCTACGACGCCGAGGGCCTGGTCGCCCGCGAGGCCGGCGGCTACTGGCTGGCCGTCGAGGGCACCGGCGCCGGCAAGGACCCGAACCTGATCGTCCGCCTGAACGCCAAGGGCGAGGTGCAGGAGGAGATTCCGCTCTCCGCCGACGTGGCCGGCGCGATCACCAGCAACGGCCTGGAGGGCGTCGCCGAGGTGGGCACCGGCGTGTGGGTCGCCGTGCAGCGCACGATCAAGGGCGACCAGGCGTTCACCAACCGGATCGGCCGCTACGACACGGTCACCAAGACCTGGTCCTGGCTGCTCTACCCGGCCGACACCGCGCCGGTCGGCTGGAGCGGGCTGTCCGAG contains:
- a CDS encoding esterase-like activity of phytase family protein translates to MSLRRTTSAVVSVLAVAAAGSVPAAAAAHGRATSFQRLATFPVYLNSSVADTAAAEISTVTADGRTVVYTDSPGKRIGFVDITNPSAPQPRGTLAMGGEPTSVAHLGHLLLAGVNTSASFADPSGKLVVVDDRTHAVVRELDLGGQPDSVAVAPSGRYLAVAIENERDEDVNDGALPQAPAGYLAVIDTKSWKVAKVDLTGLAAVAPSDPEPEYVSVNSRDEAVVSLQENNHLAIVSLRTGKVLKHFEAGTVTVDGVDTLDDDQISLTGSITAKREPDGVAWITDDLFATANEGDYEGGSRGWSIFSARTGKAVWDAGNTLEHLAVEHGQYPDKRSDAKGIEPENVAFARMGGVPYVFVNSERGNFTAVYDVSHAREPRFKQLLPTTNAPEGVVAVPSRNLLVVSSEEDDASIGIRGSVQIYGFGRPANTQPHSVRDIPFGTLSALSAVPGKRDRLVSVTDSAYSPTRILGLSTRGVIDSQLTVTKNGEPVGYDAEGLVAREAGGYWLAVEGTGAGKDPNLIVRLNAKGEVQEEIPLSADVAGAITSNGLEGVAEVGTGVWVAVQRTIKGDQAFTNRIGRYDTVTKTWSWLLYPADTAPVGWSGLSELVAVDGNTFAVIERDNQRGELASIKRIYTFDVPATWTGTPAVRKKLVKDVLPALKADHGWVQDKLEGLAVAGNGRTYAVTDNDAIDDATGETVFLDLGKLL